Within Myxococcales bacterium, the genomic segment CAAACGCTCGAGATCCAACACTGACAGATAAGGGTTGGTGGGAATTTCCCCGATGACAGCGACTGTCTCGGGTTGAATCGCATCTTTTAGCGAACCCAGATCCGATGAGCCAAGCAGGGTATGTCGCACCCCAAAACGGCCTAGGAAATCGATGACAAACTGGCGGCTGCGTCGGTAGCAATCCGCGAATAACACTACGTGAGCGCCCTGTCGACACAGGGCAAAAAGAATGGACGTCATTGCGGCCATGCCACTTGAAAACGCGAGCGCCGCGCTCGCGCCCTCTAACGCAGCGACTTGATCCTCGAGCACTCGGACAGTCGGGTTCCCGTAGCGCCCATACTCTTCGCGCTCTAGCCGGCCCTCCATGTACGCGACTAGCTCGGCGGTGTCCTTGAACGAATACGTCGAGGTGAGCGCCACAGGAGCGGTGAGTGCGTTGTAGGGATGGCGTGTCGGCACAGAGCCGTGTACCGCCAATGTTGGAAGGCCTCGCGTGCTCTTGTGAGAGGACATCACCGCGAGCTTACACCAGTCAGGCACGGGGTCCAGCGAACCCATGTAACGCCGGCGTTCGCTCTAATGCCCTTTTTTCTCCCGATCGAGACCCGGATAGGAGGGATCACCGGGCTCATGCCGCGGGTTCGCGCTGCGATAGGAGCCGTCTTGGGCGGGCACGGACATGAGCATCTCTTTGTCGAAAATGAAATGTGCTCTCTCAGTGGAGGGGGGGACATGCATTCCCGTATCCATACGGATCGCATCGCAGGGGCATGCCTCCACGCAGTAGCCACAAAAGATACAGCGAAGCTCATCGATCACAAACGCCTTAGGGTAGCGCTCATAACCGAACCGCGGATCGTCAGGGGGATACTCCGCCGCTTCAATATATATGCATTGCGCGGGGCACGCCGTACTACAGCATAAACAGGCCACACAACGCGGAGAGCCATCTTCTCGATGGGTCAGCCGATGCACACCGCGAAACCGCTCCGGGTACTGCCTGGTTTCTTCCGGGTAGTGGATAGTGTCGATATCGCCGCTGTCACGCGCAGAGAACGTGTTCTTAAAGAAACGGTGCATGGTCAGCGCCAGACCTTTGGCAACCTCTGGAATATAGGCCTGCTCGGACAAAGACCGGCCGGGCTTATAAATAAGTTTTCCCATCTTTCAGTTTCCTTTTAGCGAGAGAAGGACGAGCCCAGTGATAAAGATATTGATGAGCGCGAGAGGCAACAGACCCTTCCAACAGAGCTGCATGATCTGGTCGTAACGAAACCGAGGCAGGGTCCACCGAATCATCAGCTGAAACCAAATCAACACAACCACCTTGCCCAAAAATACCCCGATGCCGAGAATCGTCACCACCAGGTGCGGGAGACCGAGGCGCCAGCCGAAGACATCGAACCCAGCCGGGGTCAGCCCCGGAAGATGGTATCCGCCCAAAAAAATGGTGACCACGAGGGCAGCCGTCAAAACAACCTCAATGAACTCCCCCGTAAAAAACATGCCAAATTTCATCCCGGAGTATTCCGTATGATAGCCCCCCACGATTTCGCTCTCTCCTTCCGGCACGTCGAATGGAATGCGTTTGGACTCTGCAATCGCCGCAGTCAAAAACATCACAAACCCAACGGGCTGCATAAAAATGCCCCAGAGCGGCAAGGCGCCAAAGTGGTGAGACATTTGCCAACTCACCATA encodes:
- a CDS encoding NADH-quinone oxidoreductase subunit I is translated as MGKLIYKPGRSLSEQAYIPEVAKGLALTMHRFFKNTFSARDSGDIDTIHYPEETRQYPERFRGVHRLTHREDGSPRCVACLCCSTACPAQCIYIEAAEYPPDDPRFGYERYPKAFVIDELRCIFCGYCVEACPCDAIRMDTGMHVPPSTERAHFIFDKEMLMSVPAQDGSYRSANPRHEPGDPSYPGLDREKKGH